The Halosolutus gelatinilyticus nucleotide sequence GACCGGACGGTGCTCGTGACGGGCGGCGCCGGCTTCATCGGGAGCCACCTCGTCGAGACTCTCGAGGCCCACAACGACGTCCGCGTCTTGGACGACTTCTCGACCGGCGACCGGACGTACCTCCCCGACAACGTGACGGTGATCGAGGGCGACGTCCGCGATCCGATCGCGCTCCAGGAGGCCGCACGCGGGGTCGACGTGATTTTCCACCAGGCCGCGGTCGTCAGCGTCTCCCAAAGCGTCGACGAGCCGCGGCGGACCAACCGGACGAACCTCGACGCGAGTTTGCTCGTTCTCGAACAGGCTCGCCAGGAGGACGCCAGGGTGGTCCTCGCCTCGAGCGCGGCGATCTACGGCCACCCGTCGGAACTGCCGGTCCCCGAAAGCGCCGCCACCGATCCGACGTCGCCGTACGGCGTGCAGAAACTCGCGCTCGACCAGTACGCCCGGCTCTACGGGGAGCTGTACAACCTGCCGACCGTCGCCCTGCGGTACTTCAACGTCTACGGTCCGCGCCAGCGCGGGCCCTACAGCGGGGTCATCTCGACGTTCTTGGAGCAGGCCCGCGCGGACGAGCCGATCACGATCGAGGGGGACGGCGAGCAGACGCGGGACTTCGTCCACGTTTCGGACGTCGTGCGGGCGAACCTCCGAGCGGCGGTCACCGACGACGTCGGCGAGGCGTACAACATCGGGACCGGAACCCGAACGTCGATCCTCGAACTCGCCGAGTTCGTCCGCGACGCGACCGAGTCGACGTCGCCGATCGTCCACCGGGAGCCGCGATCGGGCGACATCAGACACAGCGGAGCCGATGTCTCGAAGGCGGCCCGAGACCTCGGGTTCGAACCGCGGGTCGGCCTGGAGTCCGGAATCGCGTCGCTCGCGGACGGCGGATCGCTGACGCCCGTATCCGGGACGGAACCGGCCGATTCGAACACCGACCGCGGAACCTACAGTTGAGTCGCCCGTCCGGGGCGGACATCGAGTTCTCGGAACGCGGTCGGGTCGATCCCGTCACCGATCGATACAGTCGTAACTCGATGCGTCTCATCGGCCGGTTTCGGCGCCGGAAGCCGAACGAAACGGACGAATAGGGGCCATCCGACGACGAGTAACGCGCGTTCGCATTCGTGTAGGTGAGAGATAACTATCGGCGTCAACGGTCAACTCGTCAGTATGAGTGCGATCGAGAGTCTGATCGTCTTCGGCGTGAGCCTCCTCATCGGCGCGTTCGGCATATACGCGGGCGCAAAAGTAGTCGTCGACTCGGAGGATTACACCTACGCGATCGTTACCGCCCTTATCGGGGCGATCGTCTGGGCGATCGTCGGGTTCTTCTTCGGATGGATCCCCTTGCTCGGGCCGCTACTGGTCTTCATCGCGTACCTTGCGGTGATCAACGCCCGATATCCCGGCGGCTGGGTCGACGCAGCGGCGATCACGATCATCGCGTGGTTGTCCGTGCTGATCGTCCTGTACGTGCTGGCGCTCCTCGAGGTGACCGCGTTCGACGCGGTCGGCGTCCCCGGCGTCTAGAATCGGTCTCGTTTTCGTCGCTCGCTCGGCACGAGTAGCCGGCGCGGGCGTCGGCCGATCCGACGGTAAATCGACGGCCCTGCGACTGCGGAATGGGGGAGCGGATCGACGGGCACGATCGCGTCGTCCGTGCCGACGGGTTCAGTCGTTTCGATCGTCGCGTCGAGTCGGTACCGGCCGTCGCCGAGAGCGGCGCGCTCCGACGAACGTCGCGGGTTCGTCGTTGATGGGTCTCGTCGGTCCCTGTGGGCTCGCGCTGCTGTGGGCGGCGGACTTGTTGGATCGGCTCGCGAGTCGGCGCGTCGGTCCGGCCGTCGGAGTAGCGTCTCGATCGTCGGTGCCGCGTCGATACCCGTCACTATCCGTCGATCGGGCCGGAAACGGCGGATGCCGCGCGTCGGTCTCCAGCGTGCTCGGGCGAGGCGATCGAACGCGAGGCCGGCCCGAACAGTCCGCGTACGCGGCCCAGTAGTCGTCCGCAGGGCGTCCGCGCCCGGTATCGAGGAGACGAGTCGGCACGATCGTACCCCCGTCTGGCTGTCACGTGTGGGGCGCGATGCACCGACGTGATCCGATCAAAATACGCGTATTTCACGAGACGAGGCCCAGCTCGCCTAGATTTCGCGGACGGTCACGTAAATAATCAGTTATCGCACAAATCCCGCACAACTCGAACAAATAGTTTCGAACGTCCGTCCGAGTTTATTCGGTCGCTCCATCAACTCCGCGACATCCGATGAGGGACAAACATATCGAAAAACAGAACGATAGGCGGCCGACATCAGTAGGGTCCGGCTGAGTCGGGGATCCCGCCATACTCCGCGCGTATCAGGCGGTAGAAACGTTCGTACAACGTGAAATACAGCCGACCAAGTAACAGAACATGTCTTACGAGAAATACTTTGTAGAACGGTCACGACGGTATAGGAGAGGAGAACCGTGAGTCCGAACAGTACGGGTCGATCGCCATGAGTGCCGCCGTCCGAGCGGCGGAAACGGCCGTCTCGTTCGAATCGGCCGTCGCGAGTTTGGAACCCGCACAGTTGACGGTTCCTCTACAGCTTCACTGGGGACCGCACCTCGCTGCGATCGGCGGAATAGTCGTGCTGGCGCTCCTCGGCGGGATACTCGCGCTTCGGAACCGCCTGGAAGAACGACACGCGCTCGCCTCGATGCCGGAGTCGAACGCGGAGACCGAAGAGTTCGTGACCGATCGGGAGAAAGTCCAACAGCTCGTCAATGACAACGGGGGTCGGATGAAACAGTCGGAGATCGTCGACTCCGTGGAGTGGTCGAAGGCGAAGGTCAGCCGGTTGCTCGCCGAGCTCGAGGAGGACGACGAAGTGACGAAACTCCGCCTCGGTCGGGAGAACCTCGTCTGTCTGGCGGGCCACGAACCGACGGCATCGAAGTCGCCCGAACAACCGCAAAACGAGTAAGGGATCGTCGCATCTGTCGACAATCGTGGTTTTCTTGTCTCGAACGAGACACTGAGAGAGGCGCCAGGAAGCCGTATTATCCAGTTTCTCGATGAAATGGTAGTACCGGTTTATCTGTCATAATCCGCGATTCGTGGATGCCTTACGGCACACCATGAATGCACGCAATCAACTACTCGCTGTACTCACAGCGCTGATGCTGCTCACGACCGGGTGGGCGATGGTCGTCACCGTCGGTGCGACCTCCGGGACGAGTGGCGATGAGCACGACACCGGCGTCGAGACCGAAGAGCCGGTCGCG carries:
- a CDS encoding NAD-dependent epimerase/dehydratase family protein; protein product: MDSTTLRDRTVLVTGGAGFIGSHLVETLEAHNDVRVLDDFSTGDRTYLPDNVTVIEGDVRDPIALQEAARGVDVIFHQAAVVSVSQSVDEPRRTNRTNLDASLLVLEQARQEDARVVLASSAAIYGHPSELPVPESAATDPTSPYGVQKLALDQYARLYGELYNLPTVALRYFNVYGPRQRGPYSGVISTFLEQARADEPITIEGDGEQTRDFVHVSDVVRANLRAAVTDDVGEAYNIGTGTRTSILELAEFVRDATESTSPIVHREPRSGDIRHSGADVSKAARDLGFEPRVGLESGIASLADGGSLTPVSGTEPADSNTDRGTYS
- a CDS encoding helix-turn-helix transcriptional regulator; this encodes MSAAVRAAETAVSFESAVASLEPAQLTVPLQLHWGPHLAAIGGIVVLALLGGILALRNRLEERHALASMPESNAETEEFVTDREKVQQLVNDNGGRMKQSEIVDSVEWSKAKVSRLLAELEEDDEVTKLRLGRENLVCLAGHEPTASKSPEQPQNE